GGCGTCGACGAGCTCATCCTTCGCCCGTGCGCGGACGATCTGGAGCAGCTCGATCGCCTCGCGGAAATCGCCGGTCGCGTTTCGTAGTCGGAGCGGGTACCGGAAGAGTCCGGACAATTAAATGATTTCCGGTCTCCGGTCCCTGCTTCTTGTCGAGCCCGGCTCACTGTTCTGACAATCAACTCCGTTGACATGCCATTCTCGCCAGCGTTAGCAGGTCCGGGACTTCGAGGTCCGGGTGCGCCCGGGCGGGAGGGGTGGCGCCGGGGCCCTGCTTGCCGCGACGGCGGTTGACCCAGACGGCGGAAAGGCCGAGAGCCTTTGCGGGCGCGATGTCGTGGAAGAGGCTCTGCGCGACGTGGAGGATCCTGCTCGTGGGCAGACCGATTCTCTGGAAGGCCGCCCGGAAGTTGTTCAGCGAAGGCTTGTACGACCGCACCTGCCGTGCGGTGACGACCCAGTCGAACCGGGCCTGGAGCTTTTTCGCCGAGAGCTCGAAGAGGTCGTCGTCGATGTTCGAGATGACGGCGAGCTTGTACTTTTTCCCGAGCGCGTGGAGCGCGTCGGCGGAGTCGGGAAACGCCGGCCAGTCCTTGACCGATTCGGAGAAGCGCCGGAGCTCGCTTTCGTCGGGCGCAAAACCCAGCCTGGAGCCCATCCCCCGGAGCACATTCTTCAACACCTCCCTGTACTCCCGGTATTCCCCGCCCTCGATCCCGGACTCCAGCTCGCCGTAGAGCGCGAGAACCTCCTCGGCGGCGGCCCGGACGCCGTGCCCGGCCAGAATGGGCTGCAGCGCCTTCCAGAGGCCGGTCTCCCAGTCGACCAGCGTGCCGTAGCAGTCGAAGGTCAGCACTTCGAAAGCGTCGAAATCCAGCATGGATTGTCCTCCGCGCCCGGAGAAGGCGCGCCGCTTTTCATTCCCTCCGGCGCCGCGTTCCAGAATACCGGGCCGGACGTTCGGCGCAAGACCAAGGCGCCACCCTCCCTGTCTCCGCCTTGATTCGATTCCGGCCTTTGGCTACTGTTCGGCTGAATCACGGAAAACGACGAAAGGAGCCGGCTCATGGGTTACAGGCTCGAGCACGTGGCGATCAACTGCAAGGACCTCAACGAATCGATCGAGTACTTCCAGAAATTCCTCGGCGGCAAACCGACCGCGATCCGCAAGGGCTCGGCCGGCTACGGCTTTTGTTTCATGACCATCGACGGCGCTCCTGCGATCCAGCTCATGGAATCGAACGGCGAGACCGGCGTGCATCATTACGGTTTCGTCGTCGACGACATCGATCACGTCGCTTCCGAGTTCCGGCGCAAGGGCGCCGAGATCGTCCGCGAGAACCGCGACGCTTCCGGGAAGCTCACCACGATCTTCGTCAAGGATTGCAACGGCCTGCAGATGGAGCTCAGGACCGCTCGCTGACAGCGGCCCGCGTCCGGGGTTGTTGACTTTCTCCGGAGCCGGCTCTAATTTGGACCTACAAGGTCATAGATCGAAGTCAGGAGGAGCCATGGCCAAAACGTTCCAGGAGATCATGGCCGAGGCGCGTAAAGAAGTACCCGAGGTGACCGCGCAGCAGGTAAACGATCTCTTGAAAAGCAACGGCAAAGCCCCCGTTCTGGTTGATGTCCGCGAAAAGGACGAATGGCGGGAAGGACATCTCGAAGGGGCGATCTCCCTGCCCCGGGGCTTTCTCGAGATCAAGGTCGAATCGACCATTCCGGACAAAAACACGCCGATCATCGCCTACTGCGCGGGCGGTGTGCGCTCCCTGCTCGCCGCCAAGGTACTGAAGGAGATGGGGTACCGGAACGTCTCCTCGATGGCCGGGGGATATGCGGCGTGGAAGAACGCCGGATACAAATGGGTCCAGGATTTCCAGTACACGCCCGAGCAGCTGATCCGCTACAGCCGCCATTTCCTCCTGCCGGAAGTGGGTGAAGAGGGTCAGGCCAAGCTGCTCCAGGCCAGGGTGCTGCTGGTAGGCGCGGGCGGGCTCGGGTGTCCGGCCGCCTTTTACCTCGCTGCGGCCGGCGTAGGCACGCTGGGCATCATCGACAACGACGTCGTCGACATCTCGAACCTGCAGCGGCAGATTCTCCACACCAACGACCGCGTCGGCAAGCCGAAAGTGGAATCGGCCAAGCTCACGCTCGAGGCCTTGAACCCCGACGTGACAGTGGTCCCCTACCAGGCGAAGCTCACGTCGGCCAACATCATGGACATCATCAAGGACTACGACATCGTGGTGGACGGCTCCGACAATTTCCCGACGCGATACCTCGTCAACGACGCGTGCATTCTCGCGAAGAAGCCGAACGTCCACGGAAGCATCTTCCAGTTCGAGGGCCAGGCGACGGTCTTCTACCCGGGCAAGGGCCCCTGCTATCGCTGCCTCTATCCCGAGCCGCCGCCCGCCGAGATGGCGCCGAGCTGCGCGGAAGCGGGCGTCCTGGGCGTGCTCCCCGGACTGGTGGGCGTCATCGAGGCCCTGGAGACGATCAAGCTGATCCTCGGCAAGGGCGATCCGCTGATCGGCAAGCTCGTGTGCTTCAATACGCTCACCATGGAGATCAACACGCTGAAGCTCCGGCGCGATCCGGAATGCCCGATGTGCGGCGATCGGCCGACGATCCACGAGCTGATCGATTACGAAGAGTTCTGCAGCCTCCGCCACTGAGCCGGCGGCGGGGGGAGGAGACAAACCGGGGATGTAGCGCCGCCCGCGCCGTGCGCGCGACGGCGCGGCCTAATCCTCCGGGAGGCCTACCGCCCTTCGCAGCTCGCGCACCTCTGCGGGAGTAAGCCGGCGTATCGCGCCCGGCTCGAGCCCTCCGAGGGCGACCGGGCCGACGCGAATCCTGATCAGCTTCTCGACGAAATAGCCGAGCGCGGCGAACATGCGCCGCACCTCGCGCTTCCGGCCTTCGCGCAGCTCGATCTCCACCCATGCGTTCTTCTTCAGCCGTTCGACCACACGGACCCGCGCCGGCGCCGTCATGCCGTCCTCCAGGCGGATACCTTTCCGCAGCCGTCCCAGCTCCTCTTCGGTCGGGCAGGCGCTGAGCTTGACCCGATAGACCTTGGGCACGCCGTAGCGGGGATGAGCCAGCCGCTGCGCCAGCTCGCCGTCGTTGGTCAGGAGCAGCAGGCCCGCGGAGTTGAAGTCCAGGCGGCCCACCGGGTAGACCCGCTGCTTTTCTCCGAGCCCGGACAGCAGAGCGGTCAGGTCCGGCCTGCCGCGCGGATCGCGCAGGGAGCTGACGAATCCGGGCGGCTTGTGGAGAGCGAAATAGAGCCGGGCGGGCGCGGGCCGGATCCGTTTGCCGTCGACCTTGATGCTGTCCTTTGAGGGGTCGGCGCGGGTGCCGAGCTCGCGAACGACCCGCCCGTTGACGGTGACCCGCCCGTCGAGGATCCACTGCTCCGCTTCCCGGCGGGAGGCGAGCCCGGCCCGCGCGATGATCTTCTGCAGCCGCTCCATCGATGAAGGGAACCTGTCACTCTTCGTCGGGCTCGGCGGGAACGTCGTCCCCCACTCCCTCGGGCGGGGCGATTTCCTCCAGCTCCTTGAGCGCGGGGAGCTGGCTCAGGTCCTTGAGGTTGAAAAGCTCCAGGAACTCCTGCGTCGTGCCGTAGAGGAAGGGGCGCCCGGGAACGTCCTTGCGGGCGATCGCGCGGATCAGGCCGCGCTCGAGCAGCGTGGCGATCACGCCGTCCACGTCGACGCCGCGGATCGCCTCGATCTCCGCCTTGGTGATCGGCTGGCGATAGGCGATGATCGCCAGCGTCTCGAGCGTGGCGCGGCTCATGCGAGCGGGCCTCCCGCGAAGGAACTTCTTGACCCAGTCGGCGTTGACTCGCGGCGTGCGCAGCTGGTAGCCGCCGGCGACTTCCACGAGGCGGATGCCGCGCCGCCCGCCTTCCAGCTCCGCGGCCAGCTCCTCGAGCGCGGCGCGGATGGCCCCGCCGTCCACGCCGTCGAGCGCTTCAGCGAGCCGCTGCAGCGTCACCGGACCGTCGGCGACGAAGAGCAGGCTCTCGAGGATCGATTTCAGCTCCTCACGTTCCATGCCGCTCTTCCTCGCCCGCTGCCTCCATTTGCGCCGCCGGCTCGATCAGGATCGGCGCCGCGATCGCCTCCTGGAAGATCCGGATGACGCGCATCTTCACCAGCTCGAGCATCGCGAGAAAGGTCACGACCACCTCCATGCGGGAGGCGGCCGCATCGAAGCAGGACTCGAAGAGGAGCCTCCCCTCCCGCCGGAGCCGGTCGAGCAGCAGCGTCATCTTCTCCCGGACGGTGATCTTTTCGAGCACCACCTCGTGCACCGCGTCCTTGGGGAGCCGCTCGAGCACGCGCTGCAGAGCGGCCACCAGCTCGATCACCGAAAGTTCGCGAAAGCCGGGAGGGCCGACCTCCTCGACGGGCGGAGCGGCGCGCGTGAAGACGTCGCGAGCGAGGATCTCGCGCCGCTCGAGCTGGTCCGCGGCCTCCTTGAACCGCTGATACTCGAGCAACCGACGCACCAGCTCTTCGCGCGGGTCGTCGCCCTCCTCCTCGTCCGGCTCCTCCTCGCCGGCCGGCAGAAGCATGCGCGATTTGATGTGAACGAGCGTGGCGGCCATCACCAGGAACTCGCCGGCGACGTCGAGGTTCAGGCTCTGCATCAGCTCGAGGGCGGCGAGATACTGCTCGGTGATCGTGGCGATGGGAATGTCGGTGATGCTGACTTCGTTCTTCTTGATCAGGTGGAGCAGCAGATCGAGGGGGCCCTCGAAAATCTCCAGCTGAACCCGCGTGCTCACAAGCCCAACGCCTCACGGACCTCGGCCATGGTCTCCGCCGCCTTCTTTTGCGCCGCCCGGGTGCCGTCGGCCAGCACGTCCCGGACCGTGTCGGGCCGGGCCTCGAGCGCGGCGCGCCGCTCGCGGATCGGCTGCAGCTCGTCGATCACGTGCTTGATCATCACCTTCTTGCACTCCAGGCAACCGATGCCCGCGGTCCGGCAGCCGCGGGAAACGTAATCGATCTCGTCCTCCGTGCAGTAGATCTTGTGGAGCTGGAACGCGGGGCATTTCTCGGGCTCGCCGGGGTCCGTGCGCCGTACCCGGGCCGGGTCGGTCGTCATCCGGCTGAGCTTCCGGTCGACTTCCTCCGGCGGGTCCGACAGGAAGACCGCGTTGTTGTAGCTCTTGCTCATCTTGCGGCCGTCGAGGCCGGGAAGCTTCTGGGTCTCGGCGAGGAGCACCTCGGGCTCGGGGAAGATCGGGCGGTAGAGCTGGTTGAAGCGCCTGACGATCTCGCGCGTGAGCTCGACGTGCGGCGCCTGATCCACGCCGACGGGGACCCGGTTCGCCTTGTAGATGGTGATGTCGGCCGCCTGCAGGACCGGGTAGCCGAGAAAGCCGTAGGTCGAAAGATCCTTTCCCGTGAGTTCCCTGATCTGCTCCTTGTAGGTCGGGTTGCGCTCCAGCCACGGCACCGGCGTGATCATCGAGAAGATGAGGTGCAGCTCGGCGTGCTCCTTGACGAAAGACTGGCGGAACAGCGTGCTCCGCGCCGGGTCGAGCCCGACGCTCAGCCAGTCCCTGACCATCTCGACCGCGTTCTCCTCGATGCCCTGGGGCGTCGCGTAGTCGGTGGTCAGCGCGTGCCAGTCGGCGACGAAGAAGTAGCAGCGGTAGTCGCCCTGGAGGCGCACCCAGTTTTTCAGCGCGCCGTGCAGGTGGCCGAGATGCAGCCGCCCCGTGGGGCGGGCGCCGCTTACGATCGTGTCCATGAGATCAATCCGTTTCTACAGGAGACCGAAGAAGAAATCCACCAGAAAACCGACCGGCGGCCCGATGATCCGATCGAGCATGTGCGTCATCAGCAGCAGGATCACGATCAGGAAGCCGAACGGCTCCACCCGCGCCAGCGTCGAGGAATGCGGCTCGGGCAGGAAGCCGACCAGCACCCGGCCGCCGTCGAGCGGCGGCAGCGGAATCATGTTGAAGACGGCGAGCACGACGTTGATGACGATGCCGTTCCGGGCCATCAGCACGATCGGCGAGAAGAAATCGGCGAGCGCGGAATCGTGCGCCCCGGCGAACAGCGGCAGCGTCGCCTTGAGCAGGAAAACACACGCCAGAGCCAGCAGCAAGTTGGTGGCCGGGCCGGCGGCGGCGACCCAGATCATGTCCCGCTTGGGGTTGCGCAGGTTGAAGAAGTTCACCGGCACGGGCCTCGCGTAGCCGAAGAGGAAAGGCGCCTGCGCCACGATCAGCAGAACCGGGATCAGAATCGTCCCGACGGGATCGATGTGGGCGAGCGGGTTCAGCGTCAGCCGGCCCATGCGCGCCGCCGTCGGGTCGCCGAAGCGATAGGCGACCCAGCCGTGCGCCACCTCGTGAAAAATGACGGCGGCCAGCACGGGCAGCGCCCAGATCGCGATCTGTCTGATGGTATCTTCCAACGTCGGCAACCGCAGCCTGATTTCCACCATGAATACGGCAAGGCGCCCCAAAACACAAGTTTTCCGGCGCGCCTCGCTACCCCGAAGCGGGATCGCCGCTCCCGCGTTCGCGCGGGTGGTGGCGCCGGTGGGCCTCCTTCAGGCGCGAGGCGGTCACGTGGGTATAAATCTGCGTCGTGGAGATATCGGCGTGGCCCAGCATCGACTGCACGGAGCGCAGGTCCGCGCCCCTTTCGAGGAGGTGCGTCGCGAACGAATGTCGCAGCGTATGCGGCGAGATCTTCTTCTGGAGGCCGGCCGCGCGCGCGTAACCCTTGATGAGCTTCCAGAATCCCTGCCGCGTGAGCGGCCGCCCCGAGCGGTTGATGAAAAGCGCGGAGCTGCTCCTTCCCTTGAGAAGTCGCGGTCGGCCTTCGGCGAGGTAGCGGAGCAGCCGCTCCTTGGCCCATCGGCCGAACGGCACGGCCCGGACCTTGGAGCCTTTTCCCTGGACGACGAGATAGTCGCCCTCCAGGTCGAGCTGCGGCAGGCGGAGCGAGATCAGCTCCGAGACCCGGAGCCCGGAGGCGTAGAGCAGCTCCAGCATCGCCTGGTCGCGCAGGCCGAGCGGCCGGCGCGGGTCCGGCTGGTCCAGCAGCAGGCGGATCTCTTCTTCCGAGAGCGCGTGGGGCAGCTTGCGCCCGGCCGCGGCGGAGC
The sequence above is a segment of the Candidatus Zixiibacteriota bacterium genome. Coding sequences within it:
- a CDS encoding pseudouridine synthase: MERLQKIIARAGLASRREAEQWILDGRVTVNGRVVRELGTRADPSKDSIKVDGKRIRPAPARLYFALHKPPGFVSSLRDPRGRPDLTALLSGLGEKQRVYPVGRLDFNSAGLLLLTNDGELAQRLAHPRYGVPKVYRVKLSACPTEEELGRLRKGIRLEDGMTAPARVRVVERLKKNAWVEIELREGRKREVRRMFAALGYFVEKLIRIRVGPVALGGLEPGAIRRLTPAEVRELRRAVGLPED
- a CDS encoding haloacid dehalogenase type II, which encodes MLDFDAFEVLTFDCYGTLVDWETGLWKALQPILAGHGVRAAAEEVLALYGELESGIEGGEYREYREVLKNVLRGMGSRLGFAPDESELRRFSESVKDWPAFPDSADALHALGKKYKLAVISNIDDDLFELSAKKLQARFDWVVTARQVRSYKPSLNNFRAAFQRIGLPTSRILHVAQSLFHDIAPAKALGLSAVWVNRRRGKQGPGATPPARAHPDLEVPDLLTLARMACQRS
- the moeB gene encoding molybdopterin-synthase adenylyltransferase MoeB, with translation MAKTFQEIMAEARKEVPEVTAQQVNDLLKSNGKAPVLVDVREKDEWREGHLEGAISLPRGFLEIKVESTIPDKNTPIIAYCAGGVRSLLAAKVLKEMGYRNVSSMAGGYAAWKNAGYKWVQDFQYTPEQLIRYSRHFLLPEVGEEGQAKLLQARVLLVGAGGLGCPAAFYLAAAGVGTLGIIDNDVVDISNLQRQILHTNDRVGKPKVESAKLTLEALNPDVTVVPYQAKLTSANIMDIIKDYDIVVDGSDNFPTRYLVNDACILAKKPNVHGSIFQFEGQATVFYPGKGPCYRCLYPEPPPAEMAPSCAEAGVLGVLPGLVGVIEALETIKLILGKGDPLIGKLVCFNTLTMEINTLKLRRDPECPMCGDRPTIHELIDYEEFCSLRH
- the trpS gene encoding tryptophan--tRNA ligase, translated to MDTIVSGARPTGRLHLGHLHGALKNWVRLQGDYRCYFFVADWHALTTDYATPQGIEENAVEMVRDWLSVGLDPARSTLFRQSFVKEHAELHLIFSMITPVPWLERNPTYKEQIRELTGKDLSTYGFLGYPVLQAADITIYKANRVPVGVDQAPHVELTREIVRRFNQLYRPIFPEPEVLLAETQKLPGLDGRKMSKSYNNAVFLSDPPEEVDRKLSRMTTDPARVRRTDPGEPEKCPAFQLHKIYCTEDEIDYVSRGCRTAGIGCLECKKVMIKHVIDELQPIRERRAALEARPDTVRDVLADGTRAAQKKAAETMAEVREALGL
- a CDS encoding segregation/condensation protein A encodes the protein MSTRVQLEIFEGPLDLLLHLIKKNEVSITDIPIATITEQYLAALELMQSLNLDVAGEFLVMAATLVHIKSRMLLPAGEEEPDEEEGDDPREELVRRLLEYQRFKEAADQLERREILARDVFTRAAPPVEEVGPPGFRELSVIELVAALQRVLERLPKDAVHEVVLEKITVREKMTLLLDRLRREGRLLFESCFDAAASRMEVVVTFLAMLELVKMRVIRIFQEAIAAPILIEPAAQMEAAGEEERHGT
- the xerD gene encoding site-specific tyrosine recombinase XerD — its product is MKDSLSPPVDAFLAAMEVEKGLARNTLEAYGRDLAQFSAFVARNGITSWSDTGAAEVRAYAAAARARGLGPRSIARQIVTIRRFYRFLAERRSIAALPRLAFRSAAAGRKLPHALSEEEIRLLLDQPDPRRPLGLRDQAMLELLYASGLRVSELISLRLPQLDLEGDYLVVQGKGSKVRAVPFGRWAKERLLRYLAEGRPRLLKGRSSSALFINRSGRPLTRQGFWKLIKGYARAAGLQKKISPHTLRHSFATHLLERGADLRSVQSMLGHADISTTQIYTHVTASRLKEAHRRHHPRERGSGDPASG
- a CDS encoding site-2 protease family protein produces the protein MVEIRLRLPTLEDTIRQIAIWALPVLAAVIFHEVAHGWVAYRFGDPTAARMGRLTLNPLAHIDPVGTILIPVLLIVAQAPFLFGYARPVPVNFFNLRNPKRDMIWVAAAGPATNLLLALACVFLLKATLPLFAGAHDSALADFFSPIVLMARNGIVINVVLAVFNMIPLPPLDGGRVLVGFLPEPHSSTLARVEPFGFLIVILLLMTHMLDRIIGPPVGFLVDFFFGLL
- the scpB gene encoding SMC-Scp complex subunit ScpB → MEREELKSILESLLFVADGPVTLQRLAEALDGVDGGAIRAALEELAAELEGGRRGIRLVEVAGGYQLRTPRVNADWVKKFLRGRPARMSRATLETLAIIAYRQPITKAEIEAIRGVDVDGVIATLLERGLIRAIARKDVPGRPFLYGTTQEFLELFNLKDLSQLPALKELEEIAPPEGVGDDVPAEPDEE
- a CDS encoding VOC family protein, giving the protein MGYRLEHVAINCKDLNESIEYFQKFLGGKPTAIRKGSAGYGFCFMTIDGAPAIQLMESNGETGVHHYGFVVDDIDHVASEFRRKGAEIVRENRDASGKLTTIFVKDCNGLQMELRTAR